The DNA sequence aggtcacaggggtcagaaaacggaaaaccgtttccgatcaataacttgtcAAGCACTTAACACAGAAAattgaagcttcataggatgattgtacttgCACGGTTTGACTCCtttcgattttggggtcagtaggtcaaagctcatGGTCATAGGGGCAGAATATGTAAAGCCGTTTCtcatcaattacttgagaacaaCAAGCCTAAGAACGTTGATACTTaatgggatgactggacatgcagagtaatgACTTTAATTGATCTTGTCAGTAGGCCTAAGGTCCAGGTCATTGGGGCAAGAACACGCAAAACCGTTtcgataaataacttgagaaccacatgacccatgACAATGAAATTTAATGGGATGATTTAACATTCAAAGTCAAAGACATGCATTTTGGCAAGGCATCATGTATACGAGTTAAAAATATGATCTCTTTACTTCATTATATATTAATACTTATTATAGACAAGGTGTATCTAGGATTTCACCAAATGAGTTAGTTGTAGGGCTAGTCTCTGACCCCAGTTgagcaaatttaaaaaatgacctgtattacattaaaacaaacattttaatcaGGTTTCATATTTATCAGAAAACAATTTGAGCCCAGTTCCAACAATAGTCCAGCTTTCCTTGGGACCAAGTATCGTacagatcaggtagaaaatacaCTCTCTACAAAGATAACAACGTTTTTTAAGACTTGATTCAGAGACTTTTGATCTCATTTTACCTAGTTTCAAAACCTAGATTTAATGATATCTGACTAGGTTTCGTGTCAAACAGTCTCTATAAATTGGTAAATTTATCCATGATATTGCCTTGATCGAATATTATATTTAATGGGTACAGAAACCCAGGAGCATGCTTCTCTACACACGTACAAAAGACGGCCTGAAGGCTCACATACAGGTTTGTAATACCATTTTCATTCTGACTTTACATAACAGTGACTGAACTCTGTGTTGAATGTCTGAACTGTTCCAGGCGTAGATGTAAAAAAATAGTATGATTTTTGCTCATTTGACAATGCAATTCAAAGATTAATTCATGAGTGTGAGAAAAACTTTCATAAGGCcgaatctgactaaagtacttgatcttctaagcgaagatctgaggatgacccattaaacattcatctttctgtatatttgaatTACTAGTATTGCTATTGTTTCGcaaatccattttattttaatcaatcagacgactcgttcaacaagcatttggctgaaccgaTGAGATATTATAGTAATCCGTTTCCTATCTTCTCATCGGGAAAAGCACCGTTAAGTAGGCATGCGCAGTGACACAGGTCAAGCGTTTTATCTACACTTCTATGATATTAATCTATTATATCAATTCGATATATACCTGAAATACAGGTGATAGACAAAAGAGCTCTAGTGAAGTAGAAAGAAAAGTGTCATAGCCGTAAAGGCACTCATAATAAACAATAGTATCCCCTTGATACTAATATTATTTATCACCCTGCTGATAGTCTTTAGGCGTTAGAACCAAGGTGGTAGTAATAATAACACTGTTGATTGCCAGGTATTAGAAAATTTAAGCACTAAGAAGCCCGGTGATGGGTATTATAACCCgttgatagcagtaagaaccccggtgatagggATTAGAATTAATCATGGTGACAGAAGTAAGAACCTGGGTGATATCAGAAGCCCGGTGAAAGCAGTAAAATCCCCGATGATAGCAATAAGAAACCTGGTGATAGTAGTAACAATCCTAGTGATAGATATCAGAAGCCCGGTGAAAGCAGTAAAAACCCCAGTGATAGCAATAAGAACCCTGGTGATAGCAGTAAGTATCCTAGTGATAGATATCAGAAGCCCGGTGATAGCAGTAAAAACCCCGGTGATAGCAATAAGAACCCTGGTGATAGCAGTAAGAATCCTAGTGATAGATATCAGAAGCCCGGTGAAAGCAGTAAAAACCCCAGTGATAGCAATAAGAACCCTGGTGATAGCAGTAACAATCCTAGTGATAGATATCATAAGCCCGGTGAAAGCAGTAAAAACCCCAGTGATAGCAATAAGAACCCTGGTGATAGCAGTAAGAATCCTAGTGATAGATATCAGAAGCCCGGTGATAGCAGTAAAAACCCCGGTGATAGCAATAAGAACCCTGGTGATAGCAGTAAGAATCCTAGTGATAGATATCAGAAGCCCGGTGAAAGCAGTAAAAACCCCAGTGATAGCAATAAGAACCCTGGTGATAGCAGTAAGAATCCTAGTGATAGATATCAGAAGCCCGGTGAAAGCAGTACAATCCCCGGTGATAGCAATAAGAACCCTGGTGATAGCAGTAAGAATCCTAGTGATAGATATCAGAAGCCCGGTGAAAGCAGTAAAATCCCCGATGATAGCAATAAGAACCCTGGTGATAGCAGTAAGAATCCTAGTGATAGATATCAGAAGCCCGGTGAAAGCAGTAAAACCCCGGTGATAGCAATAAGAACCCTTGTGATAGCAGTAAGAATCCTAGTGACAGATATCAGAAGCCAAGTGAAAGCAGTAAAACCCCGGTGATAGCAATAAGAACCCTGGTGATAGCAGTAAGAATCCTAGTGACAGATATTAGAAGCCAAGTGAAAGCAGTCAAAACCCCGGTGATAACAGTAAGAATCCTAGTGATAGCAGTAAGAATCCTAGTGACAGATATCAGAAGCCAAGTGAAAGCAGTCAAAACCCCGGTGATAACAGTAAGAATCCTAGTGATAGACATCAGAAGCCCGGTGAAAGCAGTAACAGAAAACGGTGATACCAGGAAGAACACCGGTGATAGGCACAATGGCGCAATGGCACCAgaatagaaagaaaatgcctctgtacacgttataccctacccctagttATTCTGAAAGAACCAttgtcatgaacgggaaaatgcactaacacatttacatttcaatcgtacatttctcacgtAAAACGCAGTTTGATGAATGGACACGTTCCTGTCACTTTCCTGTCTGTT is a window from the Mercenaria mercenaria strain notata chromosome 7, MADL_Memer_1, whole genome shotgun sequence genome containing:
- the LOC128558719 gene encoding pro-resilin-like; translation: MLLYTRTKDGLKAHIQPGESSKIPDDSNKKPGDSSNNPSDRYQKPGESSKNPSDSNKNPGDSSKYPSDRYQKPGDSSKNPGDSNKNPGDSSKNPSDRYQKPGESSKNPSDSNKNPGDSSNNPSDRYHKPGESSKNPSDSNKNPGDSSKNPSDRYQKPGDSSKNPGDSNKNPGDSSKNPSDRYQKPGESSKNPSDSNKNPGDSSKNPSDRYQKPGESSTIPGDSNKNPGDSSKNPSDRYQKPGESSKIPDDSNKNPGDSSKNPSDRYQKPGESSKTPVIAIRTLVIAVRILVTDIRSQVKAVKPR